ctgtggcgcatacacgtacactatggcccgtggtaaacgggtatgtgccacacatgtctggaggaaagggtttgacgacgtacgtgacaggattttcacgttattcatgtcatgacccgacagtcacgttcgtcaaatcctcttaccctcccatgccaattttgatctacaccaagttaagaaggcgatcacgagagcacccggcagacgtaggcggcaagatagagaCGCTCAAAGTGcttaaggttcgctaagaaatgcttggcttTTAATAATATATTGGCAcgagcgggaatcgaacctatgcaTTCTGCAAGGCATTCAAGTATTCTCtctcagagccacgccagtgcttctaactgcttcgggaaaaaaacccTATACATATGTCATGCCAAGGCAACACCAATGGGGATGGCCTtgtcggctatccgcttttatatgaATATAATAAGCATGACATATCAGTGACTCCTCAAGCTATAGACAACAGAGCTCGAATACGCCTACGATCGCTACGTATGATATgtacatcatcgcaccgcagcgTGCACTTCATGATGAAAACTGACATTTCCACTTTAATGCGAGAGCCaccgttacgtcggaccatgagttaccatttacacgccagtgtaTTCGGCGTGCCTCGTAAGCACACGATATGCACACGACTCaattcacgcgatgacgtcgatccacctcgtaatgtttggctcactgcaaaaaatccggcataggGTGCTACTGACTGAATTCTTCGCATGAAATTTATTCCCGCAATGCGCAATACCTGCTGGATTTTTTCCACATATGTTCGAAGCTGAGGCGGAGCTTAtaagagaaaaaattcggcagatcccacgtgttgtgggaatcggtttcatgagaaacagtcagcgagtacttctatgctgtattttatggctttgagccaagccttacgaggtgaatcgacgtgtttttataagtgtagtagctgtgtgcacatcgtgggcttactaggtACGTCGATAGCACTGGcgattaaagggtaacttatggtgcaacgtaacgtcagccctcacgttagagtacataagtCAGTATTACGAAACTAAGtgtactttatggtgcaatcatatgaatatcatacgtaacattcgtaaatgtatttctccgggattgggcaatgcttcaatatagcttgctgaatcatagcgaTGAAAATTTGTTGTTTATTAGACTGGTACAATAGCGGaagcaacactggaaccacagacgttaatctgatatgacgcctgcatcgtaagagtacatatgtagtgtttgttgctttcttgtaaaattagataggcagcactacaactacaattgacgctgcaccgacattacgccttcatgggctgtttttccaaacctgtttatagacCCTGCGTGGCTTTGTcgtagaatacctcattgccacgcagaatgcttgggttcgattcctgctgggatcctaatttttattctttccattcgtcgggccagTTGCtgtcgatgtcagtttttcttaacgccctcgcactTAAGTtatcaatgcctgttctcgcagttcctgggtagatataaactgtcaatgacctgtggcgcatagccgtacaccgcggcccgtggtaaacgggtatgtgccatatgtGCCTGGAGGAagaggtttgacgacgtatgcgagaggattttcacgttattcatttcatgaccaggcagtgatattcgtcaaatcatcttaccctcccattacAGTTTTCGTGTAAACCAAgttttaaggaggcgatcatgagagcacccagacgtaggcggctagatagatagatagatagatagatagatacgtcaatagaaacgctcaaagtgccaaaggtaaAAAATGCAGTGAAATAGATTGTGGTAGACACTGAACTTCCGAAAATTTTTATTCGCAGTGATGCCTGATGTTGCGCACTCCTGCTTGTTTCCGTCATGGGTACAAATCGAAAGCGCGGCATTCATAGGGCTGGTCCATGATAACTTGCTCATATTATTGCTTCGCCAGCCGAGCCGCTCTGCTTCTTGTCATCGGTCCGCTCCATGATGCCTCCTCTGTGCGGGCTTTACCAGAAGTCGCTTGGGCATTGCTTGCTGAAGCGGCGCGCTTTCGAGTCGTTTTGCTGAGACGAAGAAGGTTCGCGCCAGAGCTTGAACCATCCTCGTATGAAGACAACGGTGCTGAATCGGGACCTGGCGCTGGCTGTTGCGAGCCCGCATCGCTCGCTTGCTGCATGGTGTCACCACCTGCATCGGGCATGTCTGATGCTACAGCCACTGTGTCGGAGACCTCAACGCCCGTGAGGGGATGTCCAACTTCAGCGCCTTCCACAAAGTTCGCCGCCTCCGGTACTTGATACAAGCCGGTGTGGAGTTTCGAGCCACAGGCGAGAGAATCGAGGCTTTCAGACGGCACGGCGTCCAAAGAAGGTGACGAAGTTCCGGATATCTCCTTATAGGTAGACGTAATCGGACGGGCCATTACTGGAAACAGCTCTTGTTTTGAATACTCTGGATTCTTTGCGGCGTTGGATTCCACGACCGCTGATCCAGGCAACCAGGCTTTGTTGGTGCAGGCATTCATCTGCTCAACGCTGGTCTCGGACATAGGAGTGGGTGCAACCCGAAAATCGTGTGCAGTGGCAAACTGTAGGCTTGAATCCTGCACATTATCCGTGGCTCCACACTGCACGAAGCCTGAAGCAAACGTCGAGGGCTGATCGATGGAGGCGTCCCTTTCCTTTAGGCTGGTTTCGCGCGCCGGAGAGTTCTGCGGTAGTTCAGGTCCTTCGCAAGTCATGAAAGGCCGCACTCGGTCACTTGAATCCACAGGCACTTCGTTCACCCTCTTGTCCAGGGTGAACGTACATCGTCCGTACACCTTCAACGTGTCGGCAGCCTTGAGCAGCGCAAATAACTGGTGCTTGCCCAGAATCA
Above is a window of Rhipicephalus sanguineus isolate Rsan-2018 chromosome 3, BIME_Rsan_1.4, whole genome shotgun sequence DNA encoding:
- the LOC119385526 gene encoding longitudinals lacking protein, isoforms H/M/V, producing the protein MAPEKFCFKWKRHEAADASAAAQQHLCEADVMLLCEGKSVKAHKTVLTANSTFFREHFADDPDSGTVVIPKDVSFADLTTLIESMYFGEVILGKHQLFALLKAADTLKVYGRCTFTLDKRVNEVPVDSSDRVRPFMTCEGPELPQNSPARETSLKERDASIDQPSTFASGFVQCGATDNVQDSSLQFATAHDFRVAPTPMSETSVEQMNACTNKAWLPGSAVVESNAAKNPEYSKQELFPVMARPITSTYKEISGTSSPSLDAVPSESLDSLACGSKLHTGLYQVPEAANFVEGAEVGHPLTGVEVSDTVAVASDMPDAGGDTMQQASDAGSQQPAPGPDSAPLSSYEDGSSSGANLLRLSKTTRKRAASASNAQATSGKARTEEASWSGPMTRSRAARLAKQ